The proteins below are encoded in one region of Phaeodactylum tricornutum CCAP 1055/1 chromosome 3, complete sequence:
- a CDS encoding predicted protein, with product MRRPRKVTPAVPAPAAATDSPADAASASEEDEEFGGFDSSDGEEPSGTAPPSPASSDDEGDGKKTAKPLARSKNTSDEVVLNRHENQQSPVQLREAMKILGDSKCGGQRIVGIN from the coding sequence atgcgTCGTCCGAGGAAGGTCACTCCCGCTGTTCCGGCCCCTGCCGCAGCGACGGACTCACCGGCTGatgccgcgtccgcatccgaagaggatgaggagttcggaggattcgactcctccgacggtGAGGAGCCTTCGGGCACCGCACCGCCATCGCCGGCATcttcggatgatgaaggtgatggcaaaaagactgcaaagcctttggctcgcagcaagaacacgtcTGACGAAGTTGTTTTGAATCGTCACGAAAATCAGCAGTCACCAGTGCAGTTGCGCGAGGCCATGAAAATTCTGGGGGACTCGAAATGTGGGGGCCAACGGATTGTTGGTATAAACTGA